A window from Montipora capricornis isolate CH-2021 chromosome 7, ASM3666992v2, whole genome shotgun sequence encodes these proteins:
- the LOC138056262 gene encoding uncharacterized protein, whose translation MVEEMVTKIEKITFWSDSTTVLHWIRQTSSTYKAFVGNQVSEIHTIVSSLEATLGAGAVSWRYVPTEANPGDDITRGLSPTELGAGFRYISGPKFLYESAELWPENKVKVPCENDDIKEKKKERWAGASQENKVLLGWKKYSSLTKLRRVTAYVMRCKS comes from the coding sequence ATGGTAGAAGAAATGGTTACAAAGATAGAGAAGATAACTTTCTGGAGTGACTCTACCACAGTCCTACATTGGATCCGCCAGACGAGCTCCACTTACAAAGCATTCGTCGGTAACCAGGTGTCTGAGATTCACACAATCGTTAGCAGTCTGGAGGCCACACTAGGGGCGGGCGCTGTGAGTTGGAGATATGTGCCCACAGAGGCTAACCCTGGAGATGACATCACTCGGGGACTAAGTCCTACGGAACTTGGCGCGGGCTTTCGCTATATTAGTGGACCCAAGTTCCTGTATGAATCAGCAGAGCTCTGGCcagaaaataaagtcaaagtGCCCTGCGAGAACGATGacatcaaagaaaagaagaaggaaagaTGGGCTGGAGCATCTCAGGAAAACAAGGTCCTGTTAGGGTGGAAGAAGTATTCATCACTGACCAAACTAAGAAGAGTTACAGCTTATGTGATGCGATGTAAGAGCTAA